From the Mycoplasmatota bacterium genome, one window contains:
- a CDS encoding transcriptional repressor: protein MIQETLLSKIGLKKTKHRLFLLKLLTASENPLTAEEIYHYCKQNDLSINLSTVYRILDTFLEKGIVIKPIVKEDTKACYKLNHHQHTHYLICHKCQKMVEIDFCPFNGFEKTIENETNFTITNHKLELFGICPNCKKNNPPT from the coding sequence ATGATTCAAGAAACACTATTAAGTAAAATTGGTCTTAAAAAAACAAAACATCGTTTATTTTTACTTAAACTATTAACTGCATCTGAAAATCCCTTAACCGCAGAAGAGATTTATCATTATTGTAAACAAAATGATCTTTCTATCAATTTATCAACTGTTTATCGGATTTTAGATACTTTTTTAGAAAAAGGAATTGTGATTAAACCCATTGTTAAAGAAGATACCAAAGCTTGTTATAAACTCAATCACCATCAACACACTCATTATTTAATTTGTCATAAATGTCAAAAGATGGTTGAAATTGATTTCTGCCCTTTCAATGGTTTTGAAAAAACGATAGAAAATGAAACAAACTTCACCATTACAAATCATAAACTAGAGTTATTTGGAATTTGTCCTAATTGTAAAAAAAATAACCCACCAACTTAA
- a CDS encoding rhodanese-like domain-containing protein produces the protein MNKKFFIIIGSIFVVLIAGIIILSLNDQTIKTVDGDKVRQILDENPNNSVFIDVRSSEEHQENGIDSSIVIPYNQIEAVIKKYYPDKNTHIIVYCNTGNKSRIAANTLKSLGYKNIYDMGSYKNWE, from the coding sequence ATGAATAAGAAATTTTTTATAATTATAGGTTCAATTTTTGTAGTGTTAATCGCTGGAATTATTATATTATCCCTTAATGATCAAACAATTAAAACAGTTGATGGCGATAAAGTCAGACAAATATTAGATGAAAACCCTAATAATTCTGTGTTTATAGATGTTAGATCATCAGAAGAACATCAAGAAAATGGAATTGATTCAAGCATTGTCATCCCTTATAATCAAATTGAAGCTGTTATTAAAAAATATTATCCTGATAAAAATACCCACATCATTGTTTATTGTAATACTGGAAATAAAAGTCGAATAGCTGCTAATACACTCAAATCTTTAGGATATAAAAATATATATGATATGGGAAGCTATAAAAATTGGGAATAA
- a CDS encoding VWA domain-containing protein, translated as MFLISLILLSSCSSDKHNNNYQENYVYTTTTSMKGDFNTEEYNIIEENPIQDVLSSPLSTFSIDVDTASYANVRRFLNEGSIPPKGAIRTEEMINYFTYDYPSPEDKPLAMYTEVAPCPWNDKRNLAMITIQGEKIDTTNFPQSNLVFLIDVSGSMSDSNKLPLVKSSLRLLVNHLREDDLISIVVYAGSSRVVLEPTRGNEKDTINQAIDSLQAGGSTAGGSGIQLAYEQANKYFAEGGNNRVILTTDGDFNVGVSSDSELEELIEEKRDDGIFLSVLGFGTGNYKDSRMELLADKGNGNYAYIDSFMEAKKVLVEQMSSTLLTIAKDVKIQIEFNPAVIKGYRLIGYENRILDDSDFQDDKKDAGDIGAGFTVTAFYELIMTDSNEEIDSIDDLKYQERQFTNFDDVMTIKLRYKEPTEDISQLMEEVIKVTDIVDNPSQNFLFASSVAEFSLLLRDSEYKGNANFDQIIQRATLSKGEDEKGYRSEFIRLVGLAKSLINRE; from the coding sequence ATGTTTTTAATTAGCTTGATTTTACTTTCCTCATGTAGTTCTGACAAACATAATAATAATTATCAGGAAAATTATGTTTATACGACAACAACATCAATGAAAGGTGATTTTAATACTGAAGAATACAATATCATTGAGGAAAATCCCATTCAAGATGTGTTAAGTTCACCACTCTCTACTTTCTCAATTGATGTCGATACAGCCTCCTATGCTAATGTAAGACGTTTTTTGAATGAAGGTAGCATTCCACCTAAAGGTGCAATTAGAACTGAGGAAATGATCAACTACTTTACTTATGACTATCCATCGCCTGAAGATAAACCTCTGGCTATGTATACAGAAGTAGCACCTTGTCCATGGAATGATAAACGCAACTTAGCAATGATTACCATTCAAGGAGAAAAAATTGATACAACTAATTTTCCACAAAGTAATTTAGTATTTTTAATTGATGTATCTGGTTCAATGTCAGATTCTAATAAATTACCACTTGTTAAATCTTCATTGAGACTATTAGTAAATCATTTAAGAGAAGATGACCTGATTTCTATTGTTGTCTATGCGGGTTCATCTCGAGTTGTTTTAGAACCAACAAGAGGAAATGAAAAAGATACGATTAATCAAGCAATCGATAGTTTACAAGCCGGTGGTTCAACTGCTGGTGGATCTGGAATTCAATTAGCTTATGAACAAGCCAATAAATATTTTGCTGAAGGCGGTAATAATCGTGTTATATTAACAACAGATGGTGATTTTAATGTTGGTGTATCTTCTGATAGTGAACTGGAAGAATTAATTGAAGAAAAACGTGATGATGGAATCTTTTTAAGTGTATTGGGATTTGGAACAGGAAATTATAAAGATTCAAGAATGGAATTGTTAGCGGATAAAGGAAATGGAAACTATGCCTACATTGATAGTTTTATGGAAGCAAAAAAAGTATTGGTTGAACAAATGAGTTCAACGCTTTTAACAATTGCTAAAGATGTTAAAATCCAAATTGAATTTAATCCTGCAGTTATTAAAGGCTATCGATTAATTGGTTATGAAAATCGCATTTTAGATGACAGCGATTTTCAGGATGATAAGAAAGATGCAGGCGATATTGGTGCTGGTTTTACAGTTACAGCATTTTATGAATTGATTATGACCGATTCAAATGAAGAAATCGATAGTATTGATGATTTGAAATATCAGGAACGTCAGTTTACGAATTTTGATGATGTAATGACTATTAAACTACGATATAAAGAACCAACTGAAGATATCAGTCAATTAATGGAAGAAGTAATTAAGGTTACAGATATTGTAGATAATCCATCTCAAAACTTTTTATTCGCTAGTTCTGTTGCTGAATTTAGCTTATTATTAAGAGATTCTGAATATAAAGGGAATGCGAATTTCGATCAAATCATCCAAAGAGCAACCCTTTCTAAAGGCGAAGATGAGAAAGGCTATCGTTCTGAATTTATTCGTTTAGTAGGACTTGCGAAAAGTCTAATCAATCGAGAATAG
- a CDS encoding acyl-CoA thioesterase encodes MISKKEIEVRYSETDQMGVVYHANYLVWFELGRTKFLSDLGFSYQSLEDKNLIFPIREVKVEYLHPCRYGEKIIVETRVKEFSSIKTVYEHVIKNTDNDIKAKGESVAICVRKDNFRITKIERYAKDVYDAYVNLKG; translated from the coding sequence ATGATATCAAAAAAAGAAATTGAAGTTCGCTATAGCGAAACAGACCAAATGGGGGTTGTTTATCATGCGAACTATTTAGTATGGTTTGAACTAGGAAGAACTAAGTTCCTTTCTGATTTGGGATTTTCTTATCAATCATTAGAAGATAAAAATTTAATATTCCCAATTAGAGAAGTAAAGGTTGAGTATTTACATCCCTGTCGATATGGAGAAAAAATTATTGTAGAAACACGTGTTAAGGAATTTTCATCTATAAAAACAGTCTATGAACACGTAATAAAAAACACAGATAACGACATAAAAGCTAAAGGAGAAAGTGTCGCTATTTGTGTTAGAAAAGATAATTTTAGAATCACAAAGATAGAACGATACGCAAAAGATGTTTATGATGCTTATGTTAACTTAAAGGGATAA
- a CDS encoding class I SAM-dependent rRNA methyltransferase produces the protein MIKVILKLGIKKRVEKNHPWVYKNEVDHIEGDYQSGDIVSVYNHKGRFLGKGYINPKSLILVRMMTRNIDEEINEEFFRKRIENAYLYRQKMMTSESYRLIFGEADQLPGLIVDKFNDYLSIQTLTYGIDQYKDLIVKLLIELVKPKGIYERNDNSVRLLEGLEEKKGFLYQTFDPVTIISENGVNFYVDIAGGQKTGSFLDQKANHASIKAIVKDAKVLDCFTHTGGFALHAASYGAKEVDAIDISEMALALAKKNAELNKVEDKINFICGNAFDLLKAYTDAFKLYDVVILDPPAFTKSAKKIKSAYRGYKEINLRGMKLVKPGGFLVTASCSHYMKPELFKTMLEEAAHDAHKTIREIDYRTQDIDHPIVWGYDESLYLKLYILQINPK, from the coding sequence ATGATAAAAGTAATATTAAAATTAGGTATTAAAAAAAGAGTAGAAAAAAATCATCCTTGGGTATATAAAAATGAAGTAGACCATATCGAAGGAGATTATCAATCAGGCGATATCGTATCAGTTTATAATCATAAAGGAAGATTTTTAGGTAAAGGATATATAAATCCAAAATCACTTATTTTAGTTCGAATGATGACCCGAAATATTGATGAAGAAATCAATGAAGAATTTTTTCGGAAAAGAATTGAAAATGCCTATCTATACAGACAAAAAATGATGACTAGCGAAAGTTACAGACTCATTTTTGGTGAAGCTGATCAATTACCAGGATTAATTGTTGACAAATTCAATGACTATTTATCCATTCAAACATTAACTTATGGGATTGATCAGTATAAAGATTTAATTGTGAAATTACTAATTGAACTAGTTAAACCGAAAGGAATATATGAACGAAATGATAATTCCGTTCGTCTATTAGAAGGGTTAGAAGAAAAAAAAGGATTCCTGTATCAAACATTTGACCCAGTCACAATTATTAGTGAAAATGGTGTTAATTTTTATGTAGACATCGCAGGTGGTCAAAAAACAGGTAGTTTTTTAGATCAAAAAGCCAATCACGCATCCATAAAAGCAATTGTGAAAGATGCGAAAGTTTTAGATTGTTTTACCCATACAGGCGGTTTTGCTTTACATGCTGCTAGCTATGGAGCAAAAGAAGTTGACGCTATCGACATATCAGAAATGGCTTTAGCACTTGCTAAAAAGAACGCAGAATTAAACAAAGTAGAAGACAAAATTAATTTTATTTGTGGAAATGCTTTTGATTTACTTAAAGCTTATACAGATGCATTTAAACTTTATGATGTAGTCATATTAGACCCACCTGCCTTCACCAAATCAGCAAAGAAAATTAAAAGTGCTTATCGAGGGTACAAAGAAATAAATTTAAGAGGAATGAAATTAGTAAAGCCTGGTGGTTTTCTAGTAACCGCTTCATGTTCTCATTATATGAAACCAGAATTATTTAAAACAATGCTTGAAGAAGCAGCACATGATGCGCATAAAACCATCAGAGAAATAGACTATAGAACACAAGATATAGACCATCCTATTGTTTGGGGATATGATGAATCACTATATTTAAAACTATATATTTTACAAATAAATCCAAAATAA
- a CDS encoding metal ABC transporter permease, whose amino-acid sequence MNETIQLLLEAITSTFILKALLVGILVAISSSFLGIFLVLKKYSMIGDGLAHVSFATIAIALFLGITPLYVSIPLVILASILILKLNEKAEIHGDAAIGLVASFSVALGYLIASYSSGFNVNLSSYLFGSILLVTNLDVILSIILSIVVTITVLFLYNSLFALTYDEEFSKVLGLNTKRLNYIISILTSLTIVLGIRVVGTMLISSLIIFPTVTALQVSKGFKSTIKISLIVSILSIIIGVLLSIIINSPTGSTIVVVNGFFFIAFYLKKKLG is encoded by the coding sequence ATGAATGAAACAATACAATTATTATTAGAAGCGATTACCTCAACTTTCATTTTAAAAGCCCTACTTGTCGGTATATTAGTAGCCATCAGCAGTTCTTTTTTAGGAATTTTTCTTGTTTTAAAGAAGTACTCAATGATAGGGGATGGTCTAGCACATGTTAGTTTTGCGACAATTGCTATCGCTCTATTTCTAGGAATAACCCCTCTTTATGTTTCTATTCCACTTGTTATCCTAGCTTCAATCTTAATTTTGAAATTAAATGAAAAAGCAGAAATTCATGGGGATGCTGCCATTGGCTTAGTTGCATCTTTTTCAGTAGCTTTAGGTTACTTAATCGCGAGTTATTCAAGTGGTTTTAACGTCAATTTATCTAGTTACTTATTTGGAAGTATTCTATTAGTCACCAATCTTGATGTTATTTTATCAATTATCTTATCTATTGTGGTCACTATTACAGTCTTATTTTTATATAATAGTTTATTTGCTTTAACCTATGACGAAGAATTCTCAAAAGTATTAGGACTTAACACCAAACGACTAAACTATATTATTTCAATTCTTACTTCTCTCACAATTGTTTTAGGAATTCGTGTTGTAGGAACAATGTTAATCTCTAGTTTAATCATTTTTCCTACTGTAACAGCTTTACAAGTTTCTAAAGGTTTTAAATCCACAATTAAAATATCCTTAATTGTTTCGATTTTAAGCATTATAATAGGTGTATTATTATCAATTATAATCAATTCACCTACTGGTTCTACTATTGTTGTTGTAAACGGGTTCTTCTTTATCGCTTTTTATCTCAAAAAAAAGTTAGGTTAA
- a CDS encoding ABC transporter ATP-binding protein: protein MNKVLTIDHLNVSYGNFDVINDISFSVEKGDYINIIGPNGAGKTTLVKAILRLIDHYKGTIKRYNQPIGYLPQKAFTTEKHFPATVSEIVSLGLLGTKKHPKLITSTDHQKIEETLKKLHIYELKNRKIGLLSGGQQQRVLLARAIVNSPSILILDEPTSALDPNFKKQFYEILQRLNKEELVTILHITHDINDLENENNKILYINQKLIYFGNSADYAISQQELEV, encoded by the coding sequence ATGAATAAAGTTTTAACAATTGATCATCTAAATGTATCCTATGGGAATTTTGATGTGATTAATGATATTTCATTCTCCGTTGAAAAAGGAGATTATATTAATATAATTGGACCAAATGGTGCAGGAAAAACAACGCTTGTAAAAGCAATTCTAAGATTAATCGACCATTATAAAGGAACCATCAAACGATACAATCAACCAATTGGATATCTTCCACAAAAAGCTTTTACAACAGAAAAACATTTTCCTGCAACAGTTTCAGAAATCGTCTCACTTGGTTTATTAGGAACTAAAAAGCATCCAAAACTAATAACTTCTACTGATCATCAAAAAATTGAGGAAACATTAAAAAAATTACACATCTATGAATTGAAAAATCGGAAGATTGGTCTTCTCTCTGGTGGGCAACAACAACGTGTTTTACTAGCTAGAGCGATTGTTAATTCTCCTAGTATCTTAATACTTGACGAACCAACAAGTGCTCTAGACCCCAATTTCAAAAAACAATTTTATGAAATATTACAACGATTAAATAAAGAAGAATTAGTGACCATTTTACATATTACCCATGATATTAATGATTTAGAAAATGAAAACAATAAAATACTCTATATCAATCAAAAATTAATTTATTTTGGAAATAGTGCTGATTATGCAATCTCACAACAAGAATTGGAGGTTTAA
- a CDS encoding GGDEF domain-containing protein, with protein sequence MIKTKKYTNHNYSSAYELIDNLYKRDEPFGDIIKETFEIMGNLLDIDVLEINIYNHSYSGFINKHVWNKPGIKSRRFKNMKSISITSSMFDLYKDNKYILFNDTRKLMGENKDFQRLSKFLHIRSICIFPIRVGKEVVAELVLKYHLKRRRFTEDQINFTSKCHQLIESHFIKKFQDIILDLNKNFYLELIDNFLYPVALLDYNFNLIKVNREFENFFDISKKDILKLDFVDFISESERNKIIKILKKISVNKKDYHEIFKMINNEKKIIQIIPFPLVNHDIKLLGIMFKDVTNLKIKEKKLIKMAYFDSTTNLYNRNYYKEVCQEVNTMDYQSLGVILFDIDNLNQINKLYGHEKGDKVIKEVSGIIRDVFEDDYLVSQLGGDEFIVFMLNQTEEELKQKIMRVNSIIGKQVVGHCISNGYSFTGNKNDKIQDLIHQADTQLHTEKQNKQN encoded by the coding sequence GTGATAAAGACAAAAAAATACACAAATCATAATTATTCATCTGCATATGAATTAATTGATAATTTATATAAAAGAGATGAACCATTTGGTGATATCATCAAAGAAACCTTTGAAATTATGGGGAATCTATTAGACATAGATGTTTTAGAAATTAATATTTATAATCATAGTTACTCAGGGTTTATTAATAAACATGTTTGGAATAAACCAGGAATAAAGAGTAGACGTTTTAAGAATATGAAATCAATCTCAATTACTTCTTCAATGTTTGATTTATATAAAGATAATAAATATATATTATTTAATGACACAAGGAAATTAATGGGTGAAAATAAAGATTTTCAAAGATTATCTAAATTTCTTCATATTAGATCTATTTGTATTTTTCCAATTAGAGTAGGTAAAGAGGTAGTAGCAGAACTTGTTTTAAAATATCATCTTAAAAGAAGAAGATTTACAGAAGATCAAATTAATTTTACATCAAAATGTCATCAATTGATTGAATCACATTTTATTAAAAAATTTCAGGATATTATATTAGATTTAAATAAAAATTTTTATTTAGAATTAATTGATAATTTCTTATACCCTGTTGCATTACTTGATTATAATTTTAACTTAATCAAAGTTAATAGAGAATTTGAGAATTTTTTTGATATATCAAAAAAAGATATATTAAAATTAGATTTTGTTGATTTTATTTCAGAAAGCGAACGCAATAAGATTATAAAAATTTTAAAGAAAATATCTGTAAATAAAAAAGATTATCATGAGATATTTAAGATGATTAATAATGAAAAGAAAATTATCCAAATTATTCCCTTTCCTTTAGTGAATCATGATATTAAATTATTAGGAATCATGTTTAAAGATGTTACTAATTTAAAAATCAAAGAAAAAAAATTAATTAAAATGGCTTATTTTGATTCAACGACAAATTTATATAATAGAAATTATTATAAGGAGGTATGTCAAGAAGTAAATACCATGGATTATCAATCATTAGGGGTTATTTTGTTTGATATAGATAATTTAAATCAAATCAATAAACTTTACGGACATGAAAAAGGAGATAAAGTCATTAAAGAAGTTTCAGGGATTATAAGAGATGTATTTGAAGATGATTATCTCGTGTCACAGTTAGGTGGAGATGAGTTTATCGTTTTTATGCTAAATCAAACGGAAGAAGAATTGAAACAAAAAATAATGCGAGTGAATTCGATTATAGGAAAACAAGTTGTTGGTCATTGTATCTCTAATGGATACAGTTTCACTGGTAATAAAAACGATAAAATACAAGATTTGATTCATCAAGCAGATACTCAATTACATACTGAAAAACAAAATAAACAAAATTAA
- a CDS encoding RluA family pseudouridine synthase, with amino-acid sequence MDYQRMNQYLVITINHEFNNKTIEELLNHYHLSKKMIHSLRMNHDVILNDKLVMQNFTLRLKRNDKLKIPIFIDESIDFIPQNIPIDIIYEDDFLLVVNKQANIEVHPSSKTGLNTLVNAVAYYYQKNNQKHRVRYIHRLDKDTTGAIIFVKNYFVHNLYDYLLMNKVIKRYYLALIKSYPPQNQDIINQRIGKDRHHKQKRIVSKTGVIAKTHYQVITRYPQYTLIKLELFTGRTHQIRVHMASINCPLLGDKLYGKQSPYINRQALHAHQVTLLHPITLSPFVIEVPLPNDFKKLIKKK; translated from the coding sequence ATGGATTACCAACGTATGAATCAATATTTAGTAATTACAATTAATCATGAATTTAATAATAAAACCATTGAAGAACTTTTAAATCACTACCATTTATCAAAAAAAATGATTCACTCACTAAGAATGAATCATGATGTTATTTTAAATGATAAGTTAGTGATGCAAAATTTCACCTTGCGTTTAAAACGAAATGATAAACTCAAAATCCCTATTTTTATCGATGAATCGATTGATTTTATTCCGCAAAATATTCCTATTGATATTATTTATGAAGATGACTTCTTACTAGTGGTAAATAAACAAGCTAATATTGAAGTTCATCCCAGTTCAAAAACTGGTCTAAATACTTTAGTTAATGCTGTTGCATATTATTATCAAAAGAACAACCAGAAACATCGTGTTCGTTATATTCATCGTTTAGATAAAGATACAACTGGCGCAATTATATTTGTTAAAAATTACTTTGTACATAATTTATATGATTATTTATTAATGAATAAAGTAATCAAACGTTATTACTTAGCGTTAATAAAAAGTTATCCTCCACAGAATCAAGACATTATTAACCAAAGAATCGGCAAAGACCGTCACCATAAACAAAAAAGAATTGTTTCTAAAACAGGGGTTATAGCGAAAACACATTATCAAGTGATAACGAGATATCCTCAATATACACTAATTAAACTTGAACTATTCACAGGGAGAACACATCAAATTAGAGTTCACATGGCATCTATTAATTGCCCTTTATTAGGTGATAAACTTTATGGTAAACAATCTCCTTATATTAATAGACAAGCCTTACATGCCCATCAAGTAACGCTATTACATCCAATTACCCTATCACCTTTTGTTATTGAAGTACCCCTTCCAAATGATTTCAAAAAACTAATCAAAAAAAAATAG
- a CDS encoding GNAT family N-acetyltransferase: MFVKVTNENLNVMMDYVKKEPAINLFIIGDIEQFGLDVDFQEVYLQYQDNNITGCVLRYYQSVVIYSDIDDFNVDEVMNLINTFQYERISGKKTIIDRITPYLTGNYEVDECCFCQLNETSQLDKPNKPIHSATIEDLDKIIPLLKMVGFYHKSYKQSNSNKIKKQVGRVYYIEQDGIVISSAATSIETSVSAMIGGVCTHLEERKQGLASQVVSKLSFDLLNENKTPCLFYSNPEAGKIYHRLGFKAISNWTMICFETDDI, encoded by the coding sequence ATGTTTGTTAAAGTAACTAATGAAAATTTAAATGTGATGATGGACTATGTTAAAAAAGAACCAGCAATTAATCTCTTTATCATAGGGGATATCGAACAATTTGGTTTAGATGTAGATTTCCAAGAAGTCTATCTACAGTACCAGGATAATAATATAACTGGATGTGTATTACGTTATTATCAAAGTGTTGTCATTTATAGTGATATAGATGATTTCAATGTTGATGAAGTAATGAATTTAATCAATACTTTCCAATACGAACGGATAAGTGGGAAGAAAACAATTATTGACCGCATTACTCCATATTTGACAGGTAATTATGAGGTTGATGAATGTTGTTTTTGTCAATTAAATGAAACTTCTCAACTTGATAAACCAAATAAACCCATTCACTCTGCAACAATAGAGGATTTAGATAAAATCATTCCCTTATTAAAAATGGTTGGGTTTTATCACAAAAGTTATAAACAATCAAATTCAAATAAAATAAAAAAGCAAGTTGGTAGAGTTTATTATATTGAACAGGATGGGATTGTTATTTCAAGTGCAGCAACCTCGATTGAAACAAGTGTATCAGCAATGATTGGTGGTGTATGTACGCATCTAGAGGAACGTAAACAGGGATTAGCCTCACAAGTTGTTTCAAAATTAAGTTTTGATCTATTAAATGAAAATAAAACCCCTTGTTTATTTTATTCAAATCCCGAAGCGGGAAAAATATATCATCGCCTAGGATTTAAGGCGATAAGTAATTGGACGATGATATGTTTTGAAACTGATGATATTTAA
- a CDS encoding four-helix bundle copper-binding protein: MDFIESEYQICIDFLNDCAQACNECLDECLNAPDLKDRGELIKNLVECEIHAQMTVGFLTRKSKHAKKMALICAHLAEVTAKECENFNDVCTKMTQQVCLESASMCIKSFDNK, translated from the coding sequence ATGGATTTTATTGAGAGTGAATATCAAATCTGTATTGATTTTTTAAATGATTGTGCACAAGCTTGTAATGAATGCCTGGATGAATGCCTTAATGCACCTGACCTCAAAGATCGTGGTGAGTTGATCAAAAATTTAGTAGAATGTGAAATACATGCACAGATGACTGTTGGTTTTTTAACACGAAAATCGAAACACGCAAAAAAAATGGCCTTAATTTGTGCCCATTTAGCAGAAGTCACCGCAAAAGAATGTGAAAACTTTAATGATGTCTGTACAAAAATGACACAGCAAGTTTGTTTAGAATCAGCTTCTATGTGTATCAAATCATTTGATAATAAATAA
- a CDS encoding mechanosensitive ion channel encodes MFKDFKLPEFNYEQFYDVVVVYGLKVIISLILLFVGLKLIKWFIKRINRRLDKSKIDPSLKSFLSPLIRVILKITLLLSIISMFGVEVTSFIALLGSFGFAIGLALQGSLSNFAGGVLILLFKPFKVGDYIEAQGFSGTVKDIHIFYTILSTPDNKKIVIPNSGLSNASLINYSAYPTRRLELKLSCSYENDTLMVKQILEKLISDHPLILKDPKPVVYLNEYVNNSINFIVRGWAKSSDYWKAYYELMLSVKGEFDRQGISIPYPQLDVHMKSEK; translated from the coding sequence ATGTTTAAAGATTTTAAATTACCTGAGTTTAACTATGAACAATTTTACGATGTCGTGGTAGTCTATGGATTAAAAGTAATAATCTCGCTTATATTATTATTTGTTGGTTTAAAATTAATTAAATGGTTTATTAAGCGTATTAACCGACGTTTAGATAAATCTAAAATAGACCCATCATTAAAATCATTTCTATCACCATTAATTAGAGTTATTTTGAAAATAACTTTATTACTATCAATAATAAGTATGTTTGGGGTTGAAGTGACCTCATTTATCGCTTTACTTGGCTCATTTGGATTTGCGATAGGATTAGCGTTACAGGGAAGTTTATCAAACTTTGCTGGTGGTGTTTTAATTTTGTTATTTAAACCATTTAAAGTAGGCGATTATATCGAAGCACAAGGATTTAGTGGTACTGTTAAAGATATTCATATCTTCTATACTATATTATCTACTCCTGATAACAAAAAGATAGTTATTCCAAATTCAGGATTATCGAATGCAAGTTTAATCAATTACTCTGCCTATCCTACAAGACGTTTAGAATTAAAATTATCTTGCAGTTATGAAAATGATACTTTAATGGTTAAACAAATTCTTGAAAAATTAATTTCAGACCATCCACTCATTTTGAAAGATCCTAAACCTGTAGTATACTTAAATGAATATGTGAATAATTCCATTAATTTTATAGTCCGTGGTTGGGCAAAATCAAGTGATTATTGGAAAGCTTATTATGAATTAATGCTTTCAGTTAAAGGTGAATTTGACCGTCAAGGCATATCAATTCCATATCCACAATTAGATGTACATATGAAAAGTGAAAAATAG